The Aethina tumida isolate Nest 87 chromosome 5, icAetTumi1.1, whole genome shotgun sequence genomic sequence TGGACTGCTCCTCGACGTTCGGCGTCGCGGCGGCCGGTTCCGGGGCGGGCGGGGCGTCATGCGGCGCGCTGTCGATCTCCTCCTCGTGCGACAGCAGCCACTCCATCACGTCCTGCACGTTCTGGCTGCCGGACCTTTTCATCGCCAGTTCACTGCAAATTGTTAGGTTAGGACTGGTGTTTTAACGTAACGTTTCGACTTACGCCCGCTCCTTGCTGAACCCCATTTCCACCAGTGTCTCCACGATATTGTCCATGCTTGTCTTTTGGGGAAAATCACGAAATTTTAGTAAACCGGGTAAAAAAAATGACGTTTGAAAGCTTTGAAgaatttacttaaaacaaCGATGTTGTCACATTTCCACTAAGGCAATACAGTGTAAAGTTGGTTGTCTACTTAACACTTAcagttagtttttattttacagtgaaataattaattagttgaatAATTGCTAAACtacgttaattttattactgtttattAGTGGTTAAACGagttaattgtatattaactTTAATGTGGTAGGTGTGACAAcattgtaaattagattttgatGTTCCATTAAAAAGTTAAGTCTGGTCCAAGTTCAAATGtaataatctttattaatGCTCTTAAAATGTACTTACCAACTCATACCAAAACGCTACATAAGCTTAAGACAAGGTGACAGAAAAAAGGAGTACTTCGTAAGAAAACTAATAGGGTAACCTATAGTGAatcgataaaattttataattcaacaaaatcTTGTAGGTATTCTAGTGAAGAAATGTACGATGTAATAG encodes the following:
- the LOC109598905 gene encoding coenzyme Q-binding protein COQ10 homolog A, mitochondrial isoform X2, which gives rise to MLLKCTYQLIPKRYISLRQGDRKKEYFVRKLIGYSSEEMYDVIADIKNYHKFVPFCTKSTILTEELDQLQANLEGWTTV